The Streptomyces fungicidicus nucleotide sequence CGTCTCGGCGGTGGCCCTGTGCGGCAGCCTGCCCCCGGGCGTCCCGGTGGGCGCGTACGCGGGCCTGCTGCGCACGGCACGCGCGGCCGGGGTCCCGACCCTCCTGGACACCAGCGGCGCGGCGCTGCGCCGCGGGGTCGCCGGGCGGCCCGACATCCTCAAGCCGAACGCCGGGGAACTGGCCGAACTCACCGGCTCCCACGAGCCGTCGCGCGCCACCCAGGACGCCCGCAGGCGGGGCGCCGGCGCGGTGGTGGCCTCCCTGGGCGCGCAGGGGCTGCTCGCGGTGACGCCCGAGGGCCGCTGGCGCGCGGCCCCTCCGGAGCGGTTCGCCGGAAACCCGGCAGGCGCCGGCGACGCGGCCGTGGCGGGTCTGCTGTCGGCGCTGGTGGAGCACCGTCCCTGGGCGGACCGGCTGACCCGGGCGGTGGCCCTGTCGGCGGCGGCGGCCCTGTCCCCGGTGGCCGGGGACGTCGACCGGTCGGTCTACGAGGGCCTGCTGGCCGGGGTCACGGTGCGCGGGGAAGCGAACGCGGCGTAGCGGCCGGTCACTTCTTGACCTGGCCCTCCTTGAGCCACAGCTGGTCCAGCAGCACGTTGCACTTGTCGCCGTCGGCGCAGGAGACCGAGATGGTGTTGCTGCCCTTGTTGAGGGTGGGCCAGGCGAAGGTCTGGGTCCAGCCCTTGGAGAAGTCGCCGTCCTTGGCACGGGCGAAGTTGTCCATGTTGAGCTTGGAGCCGAACTCCTTGCCGTTGACGGTGAGCGTCATCGACTGCGGGTCGTCGGTGGTGCTGTAGCGCACGAAGACGGTGTAGGCGCCGTCCTCGGGGATGTCGTTGACGGTCCAGGTGACCGAGGAACCGGGCTGGTTCAGGTTGGTCACGTAGACGCCGCCGTCGGACTGGGCGCCCTCGATGTCCGAGGCGAGGGCTGCCGTGCCGCCCAGCCGCATGGCCTTCGCGTCGCCGGTCGGCAGGTCCGCCGCCTCCTCCGCGCTCTCGCTCGCGGAGGGGCTGGGCTCGCCGCTGTCCTGGGACTGGGTGGGCGTCGAGTCCGCCTGGTTGCCGCCGTCGCCCTCGTCGTCGTCGCCGCCGATCATGGCGATGCCGATGCCGATCACGACCGCGGCGACCACCGCGATCGCGCCGATGAGCAGACCCTTGGTGTTCGGTCCGCGGCCCCGGCCGCCACCACGGCCGCCGTACGCCGGCTGCGGCGACTGGGTGGTGGTCGCGCCGCCGGGCAGCGTCTCGGGGGCGGCGTAGTGGGCGCTCGGCTGGCCGTAGACGCCCTGCTGCTGCGGAGCCTGCGGGGCGGCGGCCTGCTGGCCGTACTGCCGGGTTCCGACCGGCCGCACCCGGTTCACCGAGTTCGGGTAGCCGTAGCCGCCGGACGGCGGCTGGGCCCCGTTGGCCTGCCCGTCGGCGTAGAGGTAGCCGAACGGGTCGTCGTCCTCCGGCGTGCTCGCGCCGTTGTTGCCGGCCGTCATCCCTTGGTGCTCCTAGCTGCGGATCGGGTGCGGTACGAGTGGTGAGATAGGCGAGCCTACCCGCTTCCGGTGACCCGATCGGGTGACCCGGACCGCATCGAATCGCTGACCTGGGGTTCAGCCCGCCCGGCGATGCTGTTTGGGACGAGATCGTTTCTCGACGTACATCCGCTCGTCGGCTGACTTCAACACTTCGTCCGCAGTCAGGCCGCAGTGTGCCCATCCGATGCCGAAGCTGGCCCCGACCCGGACGGCCCGGCCCTCGGCCCGGATGGGCTGGATGATCTCGTTGCGCAGCCGTACGGCGAGGTCCTGGGCGTCGGCCCGGCCGAGCCCGTCGGCGAGTATCACGAACTCGTCGCCGCCGAGCCGGGCGACGGTGTCGCCGTCGCGCACGCCGTTGCTGAGCCGGCGGGCGACCTCGATGAGCACCGCGTCACCCGCGTTGTGCCCGAACCGGTCGTTGATCGACTTGAAGCCGTCGAGGTCGCAGAAGAGGACCGCGAGGCCCTTGGCCCCGTCGTCGAACTCGGCGGCGGGCGCGACGGTGTGCACATGGTGGTCGTAGCCGTCGAAGGTCTCGGCGCCCGGCGGGAAGTCGAAGTCGTGTCCCCGGTCGAAGGCGGGCGGGCCGTAGGCGGCGTCGTGGGAGTCGAAGGACTCGAAGGGTTCCATGGAGTCGACGGCGGCGGGCAGCACGCCCTGCGGCTGCTGCCGGCACAGCCGCGAGGCCAGCCGCGACCGCAGCTCGGCGGAGTTCGGCAGCCCGGTGAGGGAGTCGTGGGAGGCGCGGTGGGCGAGCTGGAGCTCGCGGCGCTTGCGCTCCTCTATGTCCTCGACGTGGGTGAGCAGGAAGCGCGGTCCGTCGGCGGCGTCGGCGACCACCGAGTTGCGCAGCGACACCCAGACGTAGGTGCCGTCGCGGCGGCCCAGGCGCAGCTCGGCCCGGCCGCCCTCGGCGGAGGTGCGCAGCAGGGTGCCGATGTCCTCGGGGTGGACCAGGTCGGAGAAGGAGTAGCGGCGCATCGCGGAGGCGGGGCGGCCGAGCAGGCGGCACAGGGCGTCGTTGGTGCGCAGGATGCGGCCGTGCTGGTCGCCGCCCATCTCGGCGATGGCCATGCCGGAGGGGGCGTACTCGAAGGCCTGCCGGAAGCTCTCCTCGCTGGCCCGCAGCGCCTGCTGGTCGCGTTCGAGGCGGACCAGGGCGCGCTGCATGTTGGCGCGCAGCCGGGCGTTGCTGATCGCGATGGCGGCCTGGAAGGCGTACATCTGGAGCGCCTCGCGGCCCCAGGCGCCGGGGCGCCGGCCGTTGCGCGGGCGGTCCACGGAGAGCACGCCGACCAGTTCCCCCGAGTTGCCGCCGCCCTGCGGGCCGGGGGCGTACATCGGGGCGAAGAGCCGGTCGGAGGGGTGCCACTCGTCCTCGAAGCGGGGCGCGGGCCCGTCGGTGTACCACTGCGGGACGTCGTCGTCGTCGAGGACCCAGCCCTCGCTGTGGGGTATGAAGATCAGGTCGCCCCAGCGTTCACCCATGTTCAGACGGCGGTCCCAGGACTCGCGGGAGCCGGCCCGTCCGGTGATCAGGGCCTCGGCGGCGGTGTTCCCGGCGAGGGCGGCGACCACGAGATCGCCGTCGGGGCGTACCAGGTTGACGGCCGCCAGCTCGTAACCGAGGGCGCCCACGACGCCGTCGGCGACCGTCTGCAAGGTGTCCGCCAGGCTGCGGGCCGTGTTCATGTCGGCCATGGCTTGGTGGAGTTGTCGCAGCGACGCAAGGCGGACGTAGGGTTCCGACTCGGTCTCCATCCTCGCCCTCCCCCCGAGACCTCGGAGCGAATCAAGGGTTCTCTTCGGCGTATCGTCCCAGCAGCTTCCCCGCCACTGAATCACAGCGCGCTGCCCACTCGGTACACAGGGTCAACAATTCTTTCCCCTTGTGACTCAAGTCACAGGCAAACGTGAACAACTGCGGGGCCTTTTGGTAATTTCCCGGGGATTCACGGAACGCGGTTTTCTGCGGTGGTTTCGCATGACCTGTCCCCCTCGGACGCTGGTCCTAGGTCCCGGTTGGGGCCAGGGGCCGATGCGGTACCCGTGCAGCGGAGATTAGCGTTTCCCGCGTGCCGAACACTTCCGCCTCGTCCGCGATCACCGTTCCGTCCGCC carries:
- the cdgB gene encoding diguanylate cyclase CdgB codes for the protein METESEPYVRLASLRQLHQAMADMNTARSLADTLQTVADGVVGALGYELAAVNLVRPDGDLVVAALAGNTAAEALITGRAGSRESWDRRLNMGERWGDLIFIPHSEGWVLDDDDVPQWYTDGPAPRFEDEWHPSDRLFAPMYAPGPQGGGNSGELVGVLSVDRPRNGRRPGAWGREALQMYAFQAAIAISNARLRANMQRALVRLERDQQALRASEESFRQAFEYAPSGMAIAEMGGDQHGRILRTNDALCRLLGRPASAMRRYSFSDLVHPEDIGTLLRTSAEGGRAELRLGRRDGTYVWVSLRNSVVADAADGPRFLLTHVEDIEERKRRELQLAHRASHDSLTGLPNSAELRSRLASRLCRQQPQGVLPAAVDSMEPFESFDSHDAAYGPPAFDRGHDFDFPPGAETFDGYDHHVHTVAPAAEFDDGAKGLAVLFCDLDGFKSINDRFGHNAGDAVLIEVARRLSNGVRDGDTVARLGGDEFVILADGLGRADAQDLAVRLRNEIIQPIRAEGRAVRVGASFGIGWAHCGLTADEVLKSADERMYVEKRSRPKQHRRAG
- a CDS encoding 1-phosphofructokinase family hexose kinase, whose translation is MILTVTLNTALDITYRVPSLRPDASHRVSEVTERPGGKGVNVARVLTALGHEVTVTGFAGGATGRVLRDRLTEIPLLTDALVPVSGTTRRTVAVVDGRSGGTTRLDEPGPAIGHAEWSAFQEVYEGLLPSVSAVALCGSLPPGVPVGAYAGLLRTARAAGVPTLLDTSGAALRRGVAGRPDILKPNAGELAELTGSHEPSRATQDARRRGAGAVVASLGAQGLLAVTPEGRWRAAPPERFAGNPAGAGDAAVAGLLSALVEHRPWADRLTRAVALSAAAALSPVAGDVDRSVYEGLLAGVTVRGEANAA
- a CDS encoding carbohydrate-binding protein, with translation MTAGNNGASTPEDDDPFGYLYADGQANGAQPPSGGYGYPNSVNRVRPVGTRQYGQQAAAPQAPQQQGVYGQPSAHYAAPETLPGGATTTQSPQPAYGGRGGGRGRGPNTKGLLIGAIAVVAAVVIGIGIAMIGGDDDEGDGGNQADSTPTQSQDSGEPSPSASESAEEAADLPTGDAKAMRLGGTAALASDIEGAQSDGGVYVTNLNQPGSSVTWTVNDIPEDGAYTVFVRYSTTDDPQSMTLTVNGKEFGSKLNMDNFARAKDGDFSKGWTQTFAWPTLNKGSNTISVSCADGDKCNVLLDQLWLKEGQVKK